The following proteins come from a genomic window of Miscanthus floridulus cultivar M001 chromosome 2, ASM1932011v1, whole genome shotgun sequence:
- the LOC136536023 gene encoding uncharacterized protein, with product MRTTDNTASNINVEGPMPYLNECDAMPDINETHHAMPDVNQTHNSTSDVNETQHVNTDAIEDADFLEAIMNRCADPSIFFMKRMEALKKAAEEPLYDESKDLLPKENKVPANTYYAKKLVSPLTMGVEKIHACRNHCILYRGDQYKDLDSCPNYGASRYKTNKDYREEENAASVSSGRKQKKTQTKTQQDKRSKPTSNIEVDYYALRRIPALVIWYLPVVDRLRCLFANPDDAELMTWHASDERKDDGKLRHPADAKQWQEFNKKYPDFAEDPRNVRFALSTDGMNPFAEMSSTHSTWPVIMTIYNLPSWLCQKRKYLLLTILISGPTQPGVDMDVFLEPLMQEMQILWEVGVKMIDAFRKETFTLRAIIIVTINDYPALFSLSGQFKGKVGCVECIDGTWHVSLPPSNKIVYMRHRRWLPAGHKYRLQKMNKYFDNMDESKSTAPSGYSKGHRVYKIVENVKFVFGKKTKDGKPRKVVKANEGDTFKKKSIFFKAINPVFLKMAITRLCYFFNKISEKHMKELREENPGCTNDWVHKEHKRRFTAWLKNLDMTDESETIKILASGPSSQVISWQSYDISGFTFSTSFRDTKRMAQNSGVRCEAVDDTTGEETTYFGFIDDIWEVEYGPRLQIPVFRC from the exons ATGCGGACAACTGACAACACTGCAAGTAACATCAATGTGGAGGGTCCAATGCCATATCTCAATGAATGTGATGCTATGCCAGATATCAATGAAACCCATCATGCTATGCCAGATGTCAATCAAACTCATAATTCTACGTCTGATGTTAATGAAACTCAGCATGTTAACACTGATGCCATTGAAGATGCAGATTTCTTAGAGGCAATAATGAACCGTTGTGCGGATCCATCAATATTCTTCATGAAGCGAATGGAAGCCTTGAAGAAGGCAGCAGAAGAGCCTTTGTACGACGAGTCGAAAG ACCTTCTTCCTAAGGAGAACAAAGTGCCTGCTAACACGTACTATGCAAAGAAGCTAGTCAGTCCACTTACGATGGGTGTTGAGAAGATCCACGCATGTAGAAATCATTGTATTCTATATCGGGGTGATCAGTATAAAGACTTAGATAGTTGTCCAAACTATGGTGCTAGTAGGTACAAGACGAATAAAGATTATCGAGAGGAAGAGAATGCAGCCTCTGTTTCTTCAGGGAGGAAGCAAAAGAAGACGCAAACAAAGACTCAACAAGACAAACGTTCAAAGCCCACTAGCAATATCGAAGTGGACTATTATGCGTTGAGAAGAATTCCTGCATTGGTGATATGGTATCTCCCTGTGGTTGATCGTTTGAGGTGTTTGTTTGCAAACCCTGATGATGCGGAACTTATGACCTGGCATGCTTCTGATGAAAGGAAAGATGATGGAAAGTTACGACATCCAGCCGATGCAAAGCAATGGCAAGAATTCAATAAGAAATATCCAGACTTTGCCGAGGATCCACGAAATGTAAGGTTTGCTCTGAgtactgatggaatgaatccatTTGCCGAGATGAGCAGCacgcacagcacatggccagtgatcatgACAATATACAACCTTCCTTCATGGTTGTGTCAAAAAAGAAAATATCTTTTGCTAACCATTCTTATTTCTGGACCTACACAACCTGGAGTTGAtatggatgtatttctagagcccTTAATGCAAGAGATGCAAATACTATGGGAAGTGGGTGTGAAAATGATCGATGCGTTCCGCAAAGAGACATTCACACTGAGAGCAATTATTATTGTCACAATTAATGATTATCCTGCTCTCTTCTCATTATCAGGCCAGTTCAAGGGAAAGGTTGGTTGTGTAGAGTGCATAGATGGAACATGGCACGTGTCTCTTCCTCCATCTAACAAGATAGTGTACATGAGGCATAGGAGGTGGCTACCGGCAGGCCATAAGTACCGCTTACAAAAGATGAATAAGTACTTTGACAATATGGATGAATCAAAATCTACTGCTCCATCAGGTTATAGTAAAGGGCACAGAGTGTATAAGATAGTTGAGAATGTCAAGTTTGTATTTGGAAAAAAGACCAAAGATGGGAAACCAAGAAAGGTTGTGAAGGCAAATGAGGGGGACACATTCAAGAAGAAGTCTATTTTCTTTAA GGCTATAAATCCAGTGTTCTTAAAGATGGCAATCACACGGTTGTGCTACTTCTTCAATAAGATATCTGAGAAG CACATGAAAGAGCTTCGTGAGGAGAATCCAGGATGCACAAATGATTGGGTACACAAGGAACACAAGCGTCGGTTCACCGCATGGCTAAAGAATTTGGACATGACAGATGAATCAGAAACCATCAAGATTTTAGCATCTGGACCATCAAGCCAGGTCATATCATGGCAGAGCTATGACATTAGTGGCTTCACATTTTCCACCAGTTTTAGGGACACCAAGCGCATGGCACAGAATAGTGGCGTTCGATGTGAGGCTGTAGATGATACAACTGGTGAAGAAACTACATACTTtggattcattgatgacatatgggaGGTTGAATATGGTCCACGCCTGCAGATTCCAGTGTTCCGATGTTGA
- the LOC136536022 gene encoding uncharacterized protein encodes MGVFDIVRRDRNTAFSLWHAIKGLFQDNELQRAVYLEAELRSLQQGDMSINDYCTKLKRLADQLRDIGHPVSEPSQPVITSKSPSHNFMSARSFLLLEELSFQHDTNAEAGQALAATHGERSNGSSSSAAAGTNDDSLASNVPRSNNCSNNGGGNRSNNRSDRRRGHDNGGGSSRSSNNSSVPWAVDYNPWQGMVQA; translated from the exons ATGGGCGTCTTCGACATCGTTCGCCGCGACCGGAACACCGCCTTCTCCCTCTGGCACGCCATCAAGGGCCTCTTCCAGGACAATGAGCTGCAGCGCGCAGTGTACCTGGAAGCCGAGCTGCGTTCTCTGCAGCAGGGGGACATGTCGATCAACGACTACTGCACCAAGTTGAAGCGGCTCGCCGATCAGCTGCGCGACATCGGCCACCCCGTCTCTGAGCCCAGTCAG CCGGTGATCACCTCCAAGTCCCCGTCGCACAACTTCATGAGCGCccgctccttcctcctcctcgagGAACTCAGTTTCCAGCACGACACTAACGCCGAAGCTGGACAAGCTCTCGCTGCGACCCATGGCGAGCGATCCAACGGCTCCTCTAGTTCTGCCGCAGCCGGCACCAACGACGATTCTCTAGCGTCGAACGTGCCGCGCTCCAACAACTGCTCCAATAACGGTGGCGGCAACCGATCCAACAACCGCTCCGATCGGCGACGCGGCCACGACAATGGTGGCGGGTCCTCGCGCTCCTCCAACAACTCGTCCGTGCCTTGGGCCGTGGACTACAATCCATGGCAAGGCATGGTGCAGGCCTAG
- the LOC136537784 gene encoding uncharacterized protein — MRDFPSCFGESGVQIADASSSSSSAGKGAAQNLVTCLYQTQFSGRPCVILLTWSKSLMGQGLSIGVDDLSGHCLCKADIKPWLFSKKKGSKSLDVEDGKIEIFWDLSGAKFGAGPEPVEGFYVAVVFDLELVLLLGDMKKDAYKKTGASRSMLNAAFVARREHIYGKKIYSAKAQFCDNGQFHDIAIECDTVGLKDPCLEIRVDKKPVMQVKRLAWKFRGNQTILVDGLPVEVFWDVHSWLFGSTASNAVFMFQTCQAPEKSLPWSYSQIFRESQLQGLGFLADPACVEG, encoded by the coding sequence ATGAGGGACTTCCCTTCCTGCTTCGGCGAGAGCGGCGTCCAGATCGCGGACGCGTCGTCGTCTTCGTCCAGCGCCGGCAAGGGCGCGGCGCAGAACCTGGTGACCTGCCTCTACCAGACGCAGTTCTCGGGCCGGCCCTGCGTGATCTTGCTCACGTGGAGCAAGAGCCTCATGGGGCAGGGCCTCAGCATCGGCGTCGACGACCTGTCCGGACACTGCCTCTGCAAGGCGGACATCAAGCCGTGGCTCTTCTCCAAGAAGAAGGGGTCCAAGAGCCTCGACGTCGAGGACGGCAAGATCGAGATCTTCTGGGACCTGTCGGGCGCCAAGTTCGGGGCCGGGCCAGAACCGGTGGAGGGGTTCTATGTTGCGGTGGTGTTCGACCTTGAGCTCGTGCTCTTGCTCGGCGACATGAAGAAGGATGCGTACAAGAAGACTGGAGCCAGCCGATCGATGCTGAATGCCGCGTTTGTGGCGAGGAGGGAGCACATATATGGGAAGAAGATCTACTCCGCTAAGGCGCAATTCTGCGACAATGGCCAGTTCCATGACATTGCCATAGAGTGCGATACCGTCGGCTTGAAGGATCCATGTCTTGAAATAAGAGTTGATAAGAAGCCCGTGATGCAGGTGAAGCGACTGGCATGGAAGTTTAGGGGAAATCAGACAATTCTCGTTGATGGCTTGCCTGTGGAGGTGTTCTGGGATGTTCACAGTTGGCTCTTTGGATCAACGGCAAGCAACGCGGTGTTCATGTTTCAGACATGCCAGGCACCTGAGAAGTCGCTGCCATGGTCCTATTCGCAGATTTTTAGGGAGTCCCAGTTGCAAGGTCTTGGTTTTCTCGCTGATCCTGCATGCGTGGAAGGTTGA